In the genome of Pseudomonadota bacterium, one region contains:
- a CDS encoding aspartate kinase, translated as MSLVVMKFGGTSVADLECIRNVADRIEEERASGNDLVVTVSAMAGTTNELVKYASGFARIPDGPEYDIVVSAGEQITSGLLALALQQKGIPARSWLAWQIPIQTDKAHGKARISNIDPSKLEACMANGQVPVVAGFQGLAPSGRVTTLGRGGSDTSAVALAAALGAARCDIFTDVEGVYTSDPRIVSQARKLEKITYEEMLEMASLGAKVLQTRSVELAMNQSVRLQVRSSFKNLPGTMVVNEDEILEKQVVSGIAYSRDEAKISLVDVRDRPGVAAAIFGPLAKANVNVDMIVQSTSANGKSTGITFTVAKNDFERALEVINNSGEQLKFGDLLTDQTLVKISVIGVGMRSHAGVAKKMFETLAEKGINVHVISTSEIKISVLIAEEYTELALRALHTAYDLEAE; from the coding sequence ATGTCTCTGGTTGTAATGAAATTTGGGGGCACGTCGGTCGCTGATCTAGAATGCATCCGAAATGTCGCTGATCGAATAGAGGAGGAGCGTGCTTCTGGAAACGACCTTGTAGTCACTGTGTCTGCCATGGCGGGTACAACCAACGAGCTGGTTAAATATGCAAGTGGGTTTGCAAGAATACCGGATGGCCCGGAATATGACATAGTCGTTTCTGCCGGAGAGCAAATCACCAGCGGTTTGTTGGCCCTGGCACTCCAACAAAAGGGCATTCCTGCGCGGTCTTGGCTTGCGTGGCAAATCCCTATACAAACTGATAAGGCGCACGGTAAGGCACGAATTAGTAACATAGATCCGTCCAAGCTAGAGGCCTGCATGGCAAACGGCCAGGTTCCGGTTGTGGCGGGGTTTCAGGGGCTAGCGCCGAGCGGTCGTGTAACTACCCTAGGGCGCGGGGGGTCTGACACTAGTGCTGTTGCACTAGCGGCGGCACTTGGAGCCGCTCGCTGCGATATTTTCACTGATGTGGAGGGTGTTTATACGAGTGACCCTCGTATTGTTTCTCAAGCCAGAAAGTTAGAGAAAATTACTTATGAGGAGATGCTAGAGATGGCATCTTTGGGTGCAAAGGTGCTGCAGACGAGATCGGTTGAACTTGCCATGAATCAGTCTGTCCGACTGCAGGTAAGGTCGAGTTTTAAAAATTTACCGGGGACGATGGTTGTGAATGAGGACGAAATTTTGGAGAAACAGGTTGTAAGTGGTATTGCATATAGTCGTGATGAGGCCAAAATATCCTTGGTCGATGTACGTGATCGCCCCGGCGTGGCAGCCGCTATTTTTGGACCCTTAGCCAAAGCAAATGTCAACGTTGATATGATTGTCCAAAGTACGTCAGCTAATGGGAAAAGCACTGGCATAACCTTCACAGTGGCTAAAAACGATTTTGAACGTGCGCTCGAAGTTATTAATAATTCAGGCGAACAATTGAAATTTGGTGACCTTTTGACTGATCAGACTCTTGTGAAAATTTCAGTCATCGGTGTCGGTATGCGAAGCCATGCTGGGGTGGCGAAGAAGATGTTTGAAACGCTTGCCGAAAAAGGCATCAACGTACATGTCATTTCGACATCAGAGATTAAAATTAGCGTCTTAATAGCGGAAGAATACACCGAATTGGCATTACGTGCGTTGCATACAGCATACGATTTAGAAGCCGAGTAA
- the ubiG gene encoding bifunctional 2-polyprenyl-6-hydroxyphenol methylase/3-demethylubiquinol 3-O-methyltransferase UbiG: MKKGIPSQFDRTIDADEINKFAAMAEEWWDEDGKFKPLHKLNPVRITFLKDHIAAHFSRNPLDLTPLSGLKILDIGCGGGLIAEPLTRLGANVTGLDASKRNIEVAKLHANKMGLEIEYKAAAASDLVKCGSQFDAVVNLEVIEHVADVNEFMKDCTSLIKPNGLMILATLNRTAQSYALAIIGAEYLLRWLPRGTHDWRKFIRPSELARLCRKNALDLAKLCGLRYNPFSSSWNLAERDLAVNYIAVIKRRKKDPA; the protein is encoded by the coding sequence ATGAAAAAAGGAATACCTTCCCAATTTGATAGAACAATAGATGCTGATGAAATTAACAAATTTGCGGCGATGGCTGAAGAGTGGTGGGACGAAGACGGCAAGTTTAAGCCATTACACAAGTTAAATCCGGTCCGCATAACTTTTTTGAAAGACCACATAGCTGCACATTTCAGTCGCAACCCCTTAGATCTTACTCCACTCTCGGGTCTTAAAATTCTCGATATCGGATGCGGAGGCGGCCTTATTGCCGAACCACTTACCCGGCTCGGAGCCAACGTGACTGGTTTAGATGCCTCCAAACGCAATATTGAGGTAGCTAAGCTGCACGCAAATAAGATGGGCTTAGAAATTGAATACAAAGCTGCTGCTGCTTCTGATCTCGTCAAATGTGGCAGCCAATTCGACGCAGTGGTGAATCTGGAGGTCATCGAGCATGTAGCCGACGTTAATGAATTTATGAAAGACTGCACGTCATTGATTAAGCCAAATGGATTGATGATTTTGGCAACACTGAATAGAACGGCACAATCATACGCACTGGCTATTATCGGCGCTGAATATCTTCTTCGCTGGTTACCGCGCGGCACACATGATTGGCGCAAGTTCATTCGCCCTTCGGAGCTAGCTAGACTTTGTAGGAAGAACGCACTCGACCTCGCAAAACTTTGTGGCCTTCGATATAATCCCTTCTCCAGCTCATGGAATTTAGCGGAGAGAGATTTAGCAGTTAACTATATAGCCGTCATAAAACGGAGAAAAAAAGATCCTGCTTGA
- a CDS encoding DUF1178 family protein: MILYNLRCAHDHEFEAWFKDSNTYDKQVAATEIACPVCGNTEIEKAPMAPRIGSGAQKEQTNSTTFHSKFAKVREVMKKVRAEIENNCDYVGSDFAEEARKIHYDEADPRNIYGETSQDEARALKEEGVDFTRVPWLPRNDS; encoded by the coding sequence ATGATTTTATACAACCTTCGATGCGCACATGATCATGAGTTTGAAGCGTGGTTCAAAGACAGTAATACATATGACAAACAAGTGGCGGCCACTGAAATTGCATGCCCAGTTTGTGGTAATACAGAGATCGAAAAGGCGCCAATGGCACCTCGTATTGGCAGCGGAGCGCAGAAAGAGCAGACTAACTCAACTACTTTCCACTCGAAGTTTGCCAAAGTGCGCGAAGTGATGAAAAAGGTAAGGGCAGAAATTGAAAATAATTGCGATTATGTTGGCTCTGACTTTGCTGAGGAAGCGCGTAAGATACATTATGATGAGGCTGACCCGCGTAATATCTACGGTGAAACGTCCCAAGATGAAGCTAGGGCGCTAAAAGAAGAAGGCGTAGATTTCACCCGAGTGCCTTGGTTGCCAAGAAATGACAGCTAG
- a CDS encoding carbon-nitrogen hydrolase family protein, with protein sequence MNRFLNVACVQTCSTTDVDENIAASSAMIRKAAAIGAQLVTLPEVVNICQRRGVLAKEAACLEVEDPALSAFRELAKELKIWILVGSLAIKSKGEERLVNRSYLLNEFGSIVAHYDKIHMFDVVLPNGEAFKESESYRPGAKAVIATSPWGSIGLTVCYDVRFPYLYRALAQAGANILTVPSAFTRRTGSAHWHILLRSRAIETGSFVVAPAQCGDHEDGRKSFGHSLIVDPWGEILADGGEEVGFVNAILDLEKVVEIRKMIPSLKHDRSLANLLSSS encoded by the coding sequence ATGAACAGATTCCTGAATGTCGCATGTGTCCAAACCTGCTCAACAACGGATGTTGACGAGAATATAGCGGCGTCCAGCGCAATGATACGAAAAGCAGCGGCAATTGGCGCTCAGTTAGTGACATTACCCGAGGTGGTTAATATTTGTCAGCGTCGGGGTGTTTTGGCAAAGGAGGCTGCTTGTCTAGAAGTTGAAGACCCCGCTCTCTCTGCCTTTCGGGAACTTGCGAAGGAATTAAAAATATGGATTCTAGTCGGTTCGTTGGCAATAAAGAGTAAGGGGGAGGAACGCCTTGTGAACCGCTCTTATTTGTTAAATGAATTTGGTTCAATTGTAGCGCATTATGACAAAATCCACATGTTTGATGTGGTTCTTCCCAATGGAGAGGCTTTTAAAGAGTCAGAAAGCTATCGACCAGGTGCAAAGGCGGTGATAGCTACTTCGCCCTGGGGTTCTATTGGGCTCACGGTTTGTTATGATGTGCGTTTCCCATACCTCTACCGGGCATTAGCACAAGCTGGGGCAAATATTCTTACCGTTCCTTCAGCATTTACACGGAGAACCGGTTCTGCCCATTGGCATATTTTGTTGCGTTCACGCGCAATAGAAACGGGTTCTTTTGTTGTGGCACCTGCCCAATGCGGCGATCACGAGGACGGTCGGAAAAGCTTTGGTCACTCGCTTATAGTTGACCCATGGGGAGAGATTCTTGCTGATGGAGGTGAAGAAGTTGGATTTGTAAATGCTATTTTAGATCTCGAAAAGGTGGTTGAAATCCGTAAAATGATCCCCTCATTGAAACACGATCGGTCATTGGCTAATTTGTTATCTTCGTCCTGA
- the grxC gene encoding glutaredoxin 3: MAKIEIYTSRLCGFCARAKVLLEQKGLEYEEIDVDDAPGQKELMVDRAKGAQTVPQIFINDVHIGGCDDLYCLEAEKKLETLLES, translated from the coding sequence ATGGCTAAAATTGAAATCTACACTAGTCGGCTTTGTGGGTTTTGTGCCCGTGCCAAAGTCCTGCTGGAGCAAAAAGGTCTTGAATATGAAGAAATTGATGTTGACGACGCCCCTGGCCAAAAAGAGCTCATGGTCGATCGTGCTAAGGGTGCGCAAACGGTGCCGCAAATATTCATCAATGATGTTCACATCGGGGGATGCGATGATCTGTATTGTCTGGAAGCTGAAAAGAAATTAGAAACTCTGCTGGAAAGTTAA
- a CDS encoding methyltransferase domain-containing protein, whose translation MMTDLITIFDRKRIIRHRRRAAASFSNHDFLFQETAARLRERLKDVDRNFQTSLELGAHYPVLGNQASVTVDMDPKLGRGKKSFVSMDEEFLAFTPATLDLIISNLCLHWTNDLPGALLQIRKALKPDGLFLAAMLGGETLKELRASLTQAELEIAGGAAPRVSPFADIRDAGALLQRAGFALPVTDIDTINVTYENAFVLMKDLRGMGETNALTCTPSSVPARALFPKAASLYQQRYANSKGRVPATFQVLYLHGWGPDPSQPKALKPGSAKNLLADALNSPEMAIGEKAKPGRNFE comes from the coding sequence ATGATGACTGATTTAATAACCATTTTTGATCGCAAGCGTATTATACGCCACCGCCGTCGCGCAGCAGCCTCTTTTTCGAACCATGATTTTTTATTCCAAGAAACTGCGGCTCGGTTGCGCGAAAGACTAAAGGATGTTGACAGAAATTTTCAAACCTCGCTTGAACTTGGGGCTCACTACCCAGTGTTGGGGAATCAAGCATCTGTAACAGTAGATATGGATCCGAAACTTGGCAGAGGAAAAAAATCATTTGTCTCTATGGACGAGGAATTTTTAGCTTTTACTCCGGCCACCCTCGATCTCATAATTAGCAATTTGTGCCTTCACTGGACTAACGACTTGCCAGGAGCATTACTTCAAATTCGTAAAGCGTTAAAACCGGACGGATTGTTTCTAGCTGCAATGCTTGGTGGAGAAACGTTGAAAGAATTGCGCGCCTCATTAACGCAAGCAGAACTCGAGATTGCCGGTGGAGCGGCCCCACGCGTTTCACCTTTTGCCGATATCCGCGACGCGGGTGCCTTATTGCAGAGAGCAGGTTTCGCCTTACCAGTGACGGACATCGATACCATTAATGTCACGTATGAAAATGCATTTGTTTTAATGAAAGACCTGCGTGGCATGGGCGAGACAAATGCACTGACCTGCACGCCAAGTTCCGTGCCGGCACGGGCTTTATTCCCAAAAGCCGCATCACTATATCAGCAACGCTATGCAAATTCAAAAGGAAGAGTTCCTGCCACATTTCAGGTTCTATATCTGCACGGGTGGGGCCCAGACCCATCGCAGCCAAAAGCGCTCAAACCCGGAAGCGCTAAAAATCTTCTAGCAGACGCTTTGAATTCTCCTGAAATGGCTATCGGAGAAAAGGCAAAACCGGGACGAAATTTTGAGTAG
- a CDS encoding (deoxy)nucleoside triphosphate pyrophosphohydrolase, which translates to MVDPTTGCWGLVEKKSLKETLFVAAVALIDVDGRVLISKRPDNKVMGGMWEFPGGKVEDGETPEIALVRELKEELGIDTQTSCLAPFSFASHGYDDFHLVMPLFLCRVWRGIPRPLEGQSLKWVRPSRLSDYNMPPADIHLISMLRDFL; encoded by the coding sequence ATGGTTGATCCGACCACTGGTTGCTGGGGTCTGGTTGAAAAAAAGTCTTTGAAGGAGACGTTATTCGTCGCCGCCGTAGCGCTCATAGATGTTGATGGCCGCGTGCTCATTTCTAAAAGACCTGATAATAAGGTGATGGGGGGAATGTGGGAGTTTCCAGGGGGTAAAGTCGAGGATGGTGAGACGCCGGAAATCGCATTAGTTCGTGAGCTCAAAGAAGAACTTGGAATTGACACTCAGACCAGTTGCCTGGCTCCATTTTCCTTCGCAAGTCATGGATACGATGATTTTCATCTTGTAATGCCACTTTTTTTATGTCGGGTTTGGCGCGGAATTCCGAGGCCATTAGAAGGACAATCCCTCAAGTGGGTTCGTCCGTCGCGTCTCTCTGACTATAATATGCCCCCCGCTGACATACATTTGATTTCCATGCTTCGAGATTTTTTATAG
- the argJ gene encoding bifunctional glutamate N-acetyltransferase/amino-acid acetyltransferase ArgJ: MKRSPLAPPSFPDLPTVRGIRITGVSAGLKRAGKRDLLIAEMRPGTTIAGKLTSSKCPSAPVDWCRRALKGGKARVIIANSGNANAFTGNSGNRTVQEVTTAAVKEFKCRNHEVFVASTGVIGQPLDPNPICRCLNGAAKTLSLENWQEAADAIRTTDTFPKGATRIADIGGEKIQLVGIAKGSGMIAPDMATMLGFIFTDAKIPASILQKLLDHSTERSFNSITVDSDMSTSDTVLLAASGSVKHSRITSAKDPKLIRFRQALTEVMVDLATQIVRDGEGARKFITIDISGATSPQSAKRIGLAIANSPLVKTALAGEDANWGRIVMAVGKAGERANRDKLSISIGGIPITSDGQVINDYDEQPVAEHLKKPEVFLAVDVGVGRGKARVWTCDLTHDYISINADYRS, translated from the coding sequence TTGAAACGTTCACCTCTTGCCCCACCGTCATTTCCCGACTTGCCCACTGTAAGGGGGATTCGTATAACGGGCGTTTCGGCAGGGCTTAAGCGCGCTGGCAAGCGCGATTTATTAATAGCCGAGATGAGGCCTGGTACAACAATAGCCGGCAAGTTAACAAGCTCAAAATGTCCCTCAGCTCCAGTCGATTGGTGCCGAAGGGCGCTTAAGGGCGGCAAGGCAAGAGTAATTATTGCGAATTCTGGTAATGCTAATGCTTTTACGGGTAACAGTGGCAACCGAACCGTGCAGGAAGTCACAACGGCTGCCGTGAAAGAGTTTAAATGTCGCAATCACGAGGTTTTTGTTGCATCGACGGGCGTCATTGGCCAGCCACTTGATCCGAACCCCATCTGTAGATGTTTGAATGGGGCTGCGAAAACTCTCAGTCTAGAAAATTGGCAAGAGGCTGCAGACGCAATCAGAACTACTGATACCTTCCCTAAGGGTGCGACCCGCATTGCTGATATAGGTGGTGAAAAAATACAACTTGTTGGTATTGCGAAAGGGTCTGGCATGATTGCGCCCGATATGGCAACCATGCTTGGATTCATTTTCACAGACGCAAAAATACCGGCGTCGATATTACAAAAACTATTGGATCATAGCACCGAGCGCAGTTTTAATAGTATTACTGTGGATAGCGATATGTCGACTAGTGACACGGTCCTGTTAGCGGCTAGCGGCTCTGTCAAGCATTCCAGAATAACCTCGGCCAAAGACCCAAAACTAATTCGTTTTCGACAGGCTCTGACAGAGGTTATGGTTGATCTTGCGACCCAAATAGTTCGTGATGGTGAAGGAGCTAGAAAATTTATCACCATTGACATTTCAGGTGCCACTTCGCCCCAATCAGCAAAACGGATTGGTCTGGCGATTGCTAATTCACCACTAGTTAAAACTGCGCTGGCTGGTGAGGATGCTAACTGGGGCAGGATCGTAATGGCTGTTGGAAAAGCGGGTGAAAGAGCAAACCGAGATAAACTATCAATTTCTATTGGCGGAATACCCATAACCTCGGATGGGCAAGTTATAAATGATTATGATGAGCAACCTGTGGCTGAACATCTCAAAAAACCTGAAGTGTTTCTTGCAGTTGATGTTGGTGTTGGGAGAGGTAAAGCACGGGTTTGGACCTGTGACCTCACCCACGATTATATCAGTATTAACGCAGATTACCGGAGTTAG
- a CDS encoding peptidylprolyl isomerase, which produces MNRLVIRSLTVFLCVLCSIEHSVGGERQPLLAQAKKNPTNQGIIVAKVVGQPIYQKEITAAFRTLPPRARRAGLQRHYKNLLENLVVSKMLTIYGRRLKLEDTQLVKSQLKRAEDTLVRDAYLGDLVRKQMTDEVLKKEYRALVKKNKGLDEVRARHILVQTQKKAKKLIKLTNTGQNFADLARENSVGQTARRGGDLGWFARGEMTKPVSDAAFKLKLGQVTKEPIKSDFGWHVIKLEEKRKRKIPPFDKVRRMIEARVGQRLSGEIVSELMRQTKVERFSFDGKQPIAAPRLKASTQKSDPKKQPK; this is translated from the coding sequence ATGAATCGTTTAGTTATTCGAAGTTTGACGGTTTTTCTTTGTGTTTTATGTTCTATTGAACATAGTGTAGGCGGCGAACGTCAACCATTGCTAGCGCAAGCTAAAAAGAACCCTACTAACCAAGGCATAATCGTAGCGAAGGTTGTGGGGCAACCAATATACCAGAAAGAAATAACAGCGGCTTTTCGGACCTTGCCACCGCGTGCGAGACGAGCGGGTTTGCAGCGTCATTACAAAAACCTTCTAGAAAATTTGGTTGTCTCTAAAATGCTTACAATATATGGCCGCAGACTGAAGCTTGAGGACACACAACTTGTCAAGAGTCAACTTAAGCGGGCGGAAGATACGTTGGTCAGGGATGCCTACTTGGGTGATTTGGTGCGAAAACAAATGACTGATGAGGTTCTTAAGAAAGAGTACCGGGCTTTGGTGAAAAAAAATAAAGGCTTAGATGAAGTTCGAGCTCGTCACATACTCGTACAGACACAGAAAAAAGCCAAAAAATTGATAAAACTTACCAATACTGGTCAGAACTTTGCTGACCTTGCAAGAGAAAACTCGGTTGGGCAGACCGCTCGGCGAGGTGGCGACCTTGGTTGGTTCGCACGTGGCGAAATGACAAAGCCTGTTTCAGATGCAGCTTTCAAATTAAAGTTGGGTCAAGTAACGAAGGAACCCATAAAATCAGATTTTGGTTGGCATGTAATCAAACTTGAAGAAAAGCGAAAGCGTAAGATCCCTCCTTTTGATAAAGTGCGCAGAATGATAGAGGCTAGGGTGGGACAAAGGCTTAGCGGAGAGATAGTATCAGAGTTAATGCGTCAAACAAAGGTTGAACGGTTTTCTTTTGACGGCAAGCAGCCGATTGCGGCCCCTCGGTTGAAAGCGTCGACGCAAAAGTCTGACCCTAAAAAACAACCAAAATAG